From one Tindallia californiensis genomic stretch:
- a CDS encoding LysM peptidoglycan-binding domain-containing M23 family metallopeptidase yields MKDQQPGKIDTAQLYQKAKTFLYKYGQKTALQTKETAVNVKRNVGEIKQEIKPWAAKLQQKTMALKEKTLIYWQSRNKEQKQKIMAMGAATVVMITSVVAYHQYQESLRAYEIYMEGDLIGTVRQEEELKEAIDALQQEMRRLYDMKAYIPEDQEWVEVKARDRELSSQEALVSGIKSQLGQQVQAIEIQVEGEALVTLRTKEDANKLLAKIQEPYLKDDIEYLEVDFLEAVEVVEKPAQLSEIRRLEDALQFIRTGTDEEKVYTVEPGDSSWVIAQRNEMTVDEIAEANPEINVELLSIGQEINLIVPKPYLTVTSRYYVEQTEEIPFETEDVETDSMYEGDRRITVQGQEGKRDIQAYITEKNGKVADREIIEEKIHAEPVTRVVAVGTKERPATMATGTFINPTTGRLTSPFGMRGGRRHTGIDIANSTGTPIKAADAGRVSHAGSRGAYGRLVIIDHENGYQTYYAHMDRISVSSGERVHKDQLIGTVGNTGRSTGPHLHFEVRKNGTPVNPMGYVRY; encoded by the coding sequence ATAAAGCCATGGGCGGCAAAGCTTCAACAGAAAACCATGGCACTAAAAGAAAAGACACTTATCTATTGGCAGTCTCGAAATAAGGAACAAAAACAAAAAATAATGGCAATGGGTGCGGCAACCGTGGTGATGATAACTTCTGTAGTAGCTTATCATCAGTATCAGGAATCACTGAGAGCTTATGAGATATATATGGAAGGCGATTTGATCGGAACTGTCCGACAAGAGGAAGAGCTGAAAGAAGCCATTGATGCATTACAACAGGAAATGCGTCGGTTGTATGATATGAAAGCCTACATACCGGAAGATCAGGAATGGGTGGAAGTAAAAGCAAGAGATCGGGAGTTAAGCTCCCAAGAGGCTTTGGTCAGTGGGATTAAATCCCAGTTAGGACAACAGGTACAGGCGATTGAAATCCAAGTGGAGGGAGAAGCCTTGGTTACGTTGCGTACCAAAGAGGACGCCAACAAACTACTGGCAAAAATCCAGGAACCTTATCTGAAGGATGATATTGAATATTTGGAAGTGGATTTTTTAGAGGCCGTTGAGGTTGTGGAAAAACCGGCTCAACTATCGGAAATCCGCCGGTTGGAAGATGCATTACAGTTTATACGCACCGGAACGGATGAAGAAAAAGTCTACACGGTAGAACCGGGCGACAGCAGTTGGGTGATCGCTCAGCGTAACGAAATGACCGTTGATGAAATTGCCGAAGCAAATCCGGAGATTAACGTGGAATTACTGAGTATTGGTCAGGAAATCAACCTTATTGTTCCCAAACCATATCTGACAGTGACCAGTCGTTATTATGTGGAACAAACAGAAGAAATTCCATTTGAAACGGAAGATGTAGAAACCGATTCGATGTATGAAGGTGACCGCCGTATTACGGTACAGGGGCAAGAAGGTAAACGGGATATTCAAGCTTATATCACCGAAAAAAATGGCAAGGTTGCCGATCGGGAAATCATAGAAGAAAAGATTCATGCAGAACCGGTTACAAGGGTGGTAGCGGTCGGAACAAAAGAAAGACCGGCTACTATGGCGACAGGTACCTTTATTAACCCGACCACCGGTCGATTGACATCACCCTTCGGTATGCGTGGAGGAAGAAGGCATACAGGGATCGATATTGCGAACTCTACCGGAACACCGATTAAAGCGGCAGATGCGGGAAGAGTGTCTCATGCCGGATCTAGAGGCGCCTATGGGCGATTGGTTATTATTGACCATGAAAATGGGTATCAAACTTATTACGCTCATATGGACCGTATCTCTGTTTCCAGTGGCGAGCGGGTGCATAAAGATCAGTTGATTGGCACGGTAGGTAATACGGGTAGAAGCACAGGTCCACATCTTCATTTTGAAGTTCGCAAAAATGGAACCCCCGTTAACCCTATGGGATATGTTCGGTATTAA